The Equus przewalskii isolate Varuska chromosome 5, EquPr2, whole genome shotgun sequence genome window below encodes:
- the PLEKHG6 gene encoding pleckstrin homology domain-containing family G member 6 isoform X2: MQTFHPPDEGPLQGLVASRIEAYGGRHRASAQNAAGGLYPRGGLVLDLGRRRLQDYVPFAKGSGQARGLSPMRLREQESEKRHGVHFAVGPPHSPKLKEVTRAHELEVRLHTFSMFGMPRLPPEDRRRWEIGEGGDTGLTIEKSWKELVPGHKEMSRELCHQQEALWELLTTELVYVRKLKIMTDLLAAGLLNLQRVGLLNEVSAETLFGNVPSLIRAHHSFWEEVLGPTLGETRASGRPLDPISLQNGFLMFSQRFQPYIQYCLRVKQTMAYAREQQDNNPLFNAFVQWCEKHKRSGRQTLGDLLIKPHQRITKYPLLLQAVLKRSPEARAQEALHAMIAAVESFLRHINKQVRQGEEQESLVAAAQRIGPYEVLEPSSEEVEKNLRPFSTLDLTSPMLGVAPEHTRQLLLEGPVRVKEGREGKLDVYLFLFSDMLLVTKPHRKADKAKVIRPPLMLEKLVCQPLRDPNSFLVIHLTEFQCVSTALTMHCPSPADRARWLEKTQQAQMTQSQ, encoded by the exons ATGCAGACCTTTCATCCTCCAGATGAAGGTCCCCTCCAAGGACTCGTGGCCTCCCGCATTGAGGCTTATGGGGGCCGGCATCGGGCCTCTGCCCAGAATGCTGCTGGCGGTCTCTATCCCCGAGGAGGCCTCGTGCTG GATCTCGGTCGCCGGCGCCTCCAAGACTATGTCCCCTTTGCCAAGGGTTCCGGCCAAGCCCGAGGCTTGTCTCCCATGCGGTTGCGAGAACAGGAGTCCGAGAAGAGGCATGGAGTCCACTTTGCAGTTGGCCCACCTCACTCCCCCAAGCTCAAG GAAGTCACCAGGGCCCACGAGCTGGAGGTGAGGCTGCACACATTCAGCATGTTTGGGATGCCCCGCCTGCCCCCTGAGGACCGGCGGCGCTGGGAGATAGGAGAGGGTGGCGACACAGGCCTGACCATCGAGAAGTCCTGGAAGGAGCTGGTGCCTGGGCACAAG GAGATGAGCCGGGAGCTGTGCCACCAGCAGGAAGCACTGTGGGAGCTCCTGACCACCGAGCTGGTCTACGTGCGAAAGCTCAAGATCATGACGGAT CTCCTGGCCGCCGGTTTGCTGAACTTGCAGCGAGTGGGACTGCTGAACGAA gtGTCAGCTGAGACCCTGTTTGGAAACGTCCCCAGCCTGATTCGAGCCCACCACAGCTTTTGGGAAGAGGTGCTGGGGCCTACCCTGGGGGAGACTCGAGCCTCAGGCCGGCCTCTGGACCCTATCAGCCTGCAAAATGGCTTTCTGATG TTCAGCCAGCGGTTTCAGCCCTACATCCAGTACTGCCTGCGAGTGAAGCAGACCATGGCTTACGCCCGGGAGCAGCAAGACAATAACCCGCTCTTCAATGCCTTCGTGCAG TGGTGTGAGAAGCACAAGCGCTCGGGGAGGCAGACCCTGGGTGACTTGCTCATCAAGCCCCACCAGCGCATCACCAAGTACCCGCTGCTGCTCCAGGCTGTGCTCAAGAGGAGCCCCGAGGCACGAGCCCAAGAGGCCCTGCACGCCATG ATTGCAGCTGTGGAGTCATTCCTGCGACACATCAATAAGCAGGTCCGCCAGGGCGAAGAGCAGGAGAGTTTGGTGGCTGCAGCCCAACGCATTGGGCCATACGAGGTGCTGGAGCCGTCcagtgaggaggtggagaag AACCTGCGTCCATTCTCCACCCTGGACCTGACGTCACCCATGCTGGGGGTTGCTCCCGAGCACACCAGGCAGCTGTTGCTGGAAGGACCCGTGCGGGTGAAGGAGGGGCGAGAAGGGAAG CTGGACGTGTACCTGTTCCTCTTCTCCGACATGCTCCTGGTGACCAAGCCCCACCGCAAAGCAGACAAAGCCAAGGTCATCCGCCCCCCACTCATGCTGGAGAAGCTTGTGTGCCAACCCCTCCGAGACCCTA ACAGCTTCCTGGTGATCCACCTCACTGAATTCCAGTGTGTCTCCACTGCCCTCACTATGCATTGTCCCAGTCCTGCAGACCGTGCCCGGTGGCTGGAGAAGACGCAGCAGGCCCAG ATGACACAGAGCCAGTGA
- the TNFRSF1A gene encoding tumor necrosis factor receptor superfamily member 1A isoform X1 has protein sequence MGLPAVPGLLPPLALLALLVEIYPSGVTGLVPPLRDREKRDSLCPQGKYSHPQNNSICCTKCHKGTYLHNDCLGPGLDTDCRECENGTFTASENHLRQCLSCSKCRKEMNQVEISSCTVDRDTVCGCRKNQYRKYWSETSETRFQCLDCSLCINGTVHLPCQERQNTVCTCHTGFFLKENECMSCVKCKKDAECTKLCPSPTQSVTGRQDPGATVLLPLVIFLGLCLLSLLSIGFLCRYRRWKPKLRSIVCGKSTPVKEGEPEPLAPTPSFSPTAALSVIPGYSPVSSSTFTPIPNFTPSDWRNFSAASPPREMAPPYQEAGPILTAVPPSSPLSTPVQKWEDSAHTQRPDTDPATLYAVVDGVPPSRWKEFMRRLGLSEHEIERLELQNGRCLREAHYSMLAAWRRRTPRREATLELLGSVLRDMDLLGCLEDIQEKLCAPASHSPATRLPR, from the exons ATGGGCCTCCCCGCCGTGCCTGGCCTGCTGCCGCCGCTG GCGCTCCTGGCTCTGTTGGTGGAAATATACCCCTCAGGGGTTACTGGCCTGGTCCCTCCCCTCAGGGACCGGGAGAAAAGAGACAGTCTGTGTCCCCAGGGAAAATACAGCCACCCTCAAAATAATTCCATTTGCTGTACCAAGTGCCACAAAG GGACCTACCTGCACAATGACTGTCTCGGCCCAGGGCTGGACACAGACTGCAGGGAGTGCGAAAATGGTACCTTCACTGCTTCAGAGAACCACCTCAGACAGTGCCTCAGCTGCTCCAAATGCCGGAAGG AAATGAACCAGGTGGAGATCTCCTCTTGCACAGTGGACCGGGACACTGTATGTGGCTGCAGGAAGAACCAGTATCGGAAATACTGGAGTGAGACGAGTGAGACTCGTTTCCAGTGCTTGGACTGCAGCCTCTGCATCAACGGCACAGTGCATCTCCCCT GCCAGGAGAGACAGAACACCGTGTGTACCTGCCACACGGGCTTCTTTCTGAAAGAGAACGAGTGCATGTCCTGTGTGAA gTGTAAGAAAGACGCAGAGTGCACGAAGTTGTGCCCATCCCCAACCCAAAGCGTGACGGGCCGACAGGACCCAG GGGCCACAGTGCTGCTGCCCCTGGTGATCTTCCTCGGTCTTTGCCTTTTATCCCTCCTATCCATCGGTTTCCTGTGCCGCTACCGACGGTGGAAGCCCAAGCTCCGCTCCATTG tTTGTGGGAAATCGACACCTGTAAAAGAG gGGGAGCCTGAGCCCCTGGCCCCAACCCCAAGCTTCAGTCCCACCGCGGCCTTAAGTGTCATCCCGGGCTACAGTCCCGTCTCCAGCTCCACCTTCACCCCCATTCCCAATTTCACGCCTAGTGACTGGCGCAATTTCAGTGCTGCATCGCCCCCCAGAGAGATGGCTCCACCCTACCAAGAGGCGGGCCCCATCCTCACCGCAGttccaccctccagccccctctccACCCCTGTTCAGAAGTGGGAGGACAGCGCCCACACGCAGCGCCCAGATA CCGACCCGGCCACGCTGTACGCCGTGGTGGACGGCGTGCCCCCGTCGCGCTGGAAGGAGTTCATGCGGCGGCTGGGGCTGAGCGAGCACGAGATCGAGCGGCTGGAGCTGCAGAACGGGCGCTGCCTGCGCGAGGCGCACTACAGTATGCTGGCGGCCTGGCGACGGCGCACGCCGCGGCGCGAAGCCACGCTGGAGCTGCTGGGCAGCGTGCTCCGCGACATGGACCTGCTCGGTTGCCTGGAGGACATCCAGGAGAAGCTGTGTGCCCCCGCCTCCCACTCGCCCGCGACCCGCCTTCCCCGATGa
- the PLEKHG6 gene encoding pleckstrin homology domain-containing family G member 6 isoform X1, whose amino-acid sequence MQTFHPPDEGPLQGLVASRIEAYGGRHRASAQNAAGGLYPRGGLVLDLGRRRLQDYVPFAKGSGQARGLSPMRLREQESEKRHGVHFAVGPPHSPKLKEVTRAHELEVRLHTFSMFGMPRLPPEDRRRWEIGEGGDTGLTIEKSWKELVPGHKEMSRELCHQQEALWELLTTELVYVRKLKIMTDLLAAGLLNLQRVGLLNEVSAETLFGNVPSLIRAHHSFWEEVLGPTLGETRASGRPLDPISLQNGFLMFSQRFQPYIQYCLRVKQTMAYAREQQDNNPLFNAFVQWCEKHKRSGRQTLGDLLIKPHQRITKYPLLLQAVLKRSPEARAQEALHAMIAAVESFLRHINKQVRQGEEQESLVAAAQRIGPYEVLEPSSEEVEKNLRPFSTLDLTSPMLGVAPEHTRQLLLEGPVRVKEGREGKLDVYLFLFSDMLLVTKPHRKADKAKVIRPPLMLEKLVCQPLRDPNSFLVIHLTEFQCVSTALTMHCPSPADRARWLEKTQQAQVTLQKLKAEEYVQQKRELLALYRDQDRESLGTRPSTPSLEGSQSSAEGRTPGISTIIPHLVVTEDTDEDTPSGPDDTSDSGYGTLIPGSPEGSRSPLSRLRSRAFRRDPRLTFSTMDLRDVPLRPRPSNPQAPQRRSAPELPEEGIQRRGSLPRGDPPTWSEEEDGTSVGGNVVVETLHRARLRGQLPTSPTHADSAGESPWESSGDEEEEGSLFLGPGRTPSHRPLRAEDMLREIREELASQRIEGVPEPGDSRPRKLTRIQLQRMRGSHIIQLDTPLSTSEV is encoded by the exons ATGCAGACCTTTCATCCTCCAGATGAAGGTCCCCTCCAAGGACTCGTGGCCTCCCGCATTGAGGCTTATGGGGGCCGGCATCGGGCCTCTGCCCAGAATGCTGCTGGCGGTCTCTATCCCCGAGGAGGCCTCGTGCTG GATCTCGGTCGCCGGCGCCTCCAAGACTATGTCCCCTTTGCCAAGGGTTCCGGCCAAGCCCGAGGCTTGTCTCCCATGCGGTTGCGAGAACAGGAGTCCGAGAAGAGGCATGGAGTCCACTTTGCAGTTGGCCCACCTCACTCCCCCAAGCTCAAG GAAGTCACCAGGGCCCACGAGCTGGAGGTGAGGCTGCACACATTCAGCATGTTTGGGATGCCCCGCCTGCCCCCTGAGGACCGGCGGCGCTGGGAGATAGGAGAGGGTGGCGACACAGGCCTGACCATCGAGAAGTCCTGGAAGGAGCTGGTGCCTGGGCACAAG GAGATGAGCCGGGAGCTGTGCCACCAGCAGGAAGCACTGTGGGAGCTCCTGACCACCGAGCTGGTCTACGTGCGAAAGCTCAAGATCATGACGGAT CTCCTGGCCGCCGGTTTGCTGAACTTGCAGCGAGTGGGACTGCTGAACGAA gtGTCAGCTGAGACCCTGTTTGGAAACGTCCCCAGCCTGATTCGAGCCCACCACAGCTTTTGGGAAGAGGTGCTGGGGCCTACCCTGGGGGAGACTCGAGCCTCAGGCCGGCCTCTGGACCCTATCAGCCTGCAAAATGGCTTTCTGATG TTCAGCCAGCGGTTTCAGCCCTACATCCAGTACTGCCTGCGAGTGAAGCAGACCATGGCTTACGCCCGGGAGCAGCAAGACAATAACCCGCTCTTCAATGCCTTCGTGCAG TGGTGTGAGAAGCACAAGCGCTCGGGGAGGCAGACCCTGGGTGACTTGCTCATCAAGCCCCACCAGCGCATCACCAAGTACCCGCTGCTGCTCCAGGCTGTGCTCAAGAGGAGCCCCGAGGCACGAGCCCAAGAGGCCCTGCACGCCATG ATTGCAGCTGTGGAGTCATTCCTGCGACACATCAATAAGCAGGTCCGCCAGGGCGAAGAGCAGGAGAGTTTGGTGGCTGCAGCCCAACGCATTGGGCCATACGAGGTGCTGGAGCCGTCcagtgaggaggtggagaag AACCTGCGTCCATTCTCCACCCTGGACCTGACGTCACCCATGCTGGGGGTTGCTCCCGAGCACACCAGGCAGCTGTTGCTGGAAGGACCCGTGCGGGTGAAGGAGGGGCGAGAAGGGAAG CTGGACGTGTACCTGTTCCTCTTCTCCGACATGCTCCTGGTGACCAAGCCCCACCGCAAAGCAGACAAAGCCAAGGTCATCCGCCCCCCACTCATGCTGGAGAAGCTTGTGTGCCAACCCCTCCGAGACCCTA ACAGCTTCCTGGTGATCCACCTCACTGAATTCCAGTGTGTCTCCACTGCCCTCACTATGCATTGTCCCAGTCCTGCAGACCGTGCCCGGTGGCTGGAGAAGACGCAGCAGGCCCAG GTCACCCTGCAAAAGCTGAAGGCAGAGGAGTACGTCCAACAGAAGAGGGAGCTCCTGGCCCTCTATCGGGACCAGGACCGGGAGTCCCTGGGCACCAGGCCCTCCACACCCTCGCTGGAGGGCTCTCAGAGCAGCGCAGAGGGGAG GACTCCTGGGATCTCGACCATCATCCCCCACCTGGTGGTGACAGAAGACACGGATGAAGACACTCCCTCGGGACCAGATGATACCTCAGACTCTGGCTATGGCACTCTGATCCCAGGCTCCCCCGAGGGGTCCCGCTCCCCACTGAGCCGACTACGCTCGCGGGCCTTCCGGCGGGACCCTCGCCTCACTTTCTCCACCATGGACCTCCGAGATGTTCCTCTGCGCCCCCGGCCTTCTAACCCCCAAGCTCCTCAACGCCGAAGTGCCCCTGAACTGCCGGAGGAAGGTATCCAAAGAAGAGGCAGTCTTCCCAGGGGAGACCCACCGACCTGGTCTGAGGAAGAAGATGGGACCTCAGTGGGAGGGAACGTGGTAGTGGAAACCTTGCATAGGGCCCGACTTCGGGGGCAGCTCCCCACCTCCCCGACCCACGCTGACTCTGCTGGGGAAAGCCCCTGGGAGTCCTcaggagatgaggaagaagaggggTCCCTCTTCCTAGGACCTGGCCGCACCCCCTCCCACCGCCCTCTCCGGGCTGAAGACATGCTCAGAGAGATTCGGGAGGAACTGGCCAGCCAAAGGATTGAGGGCGTCCCTGAGCCTGGGGACAGCAGGCCTCGGAAGCTGACGCGGATCCAACTGCAGAGGATGCGTGGCTCCCACATCATACAGCTGGACACCCCGCTGTCCACATC AGAAGTGTGA
- the TNFRSF1A gene encoding tumor necrosis factor receptor superfamily member 1A isoform X2, with product MNQVEISSCTVDRDTVCGCRKNQYRKYWSETSETRFQCLDCSLCINGTVHLPCQERQNTVCTCHTGFFLKENECMSCVKCKKDAECTKLCPSPTQSVTGRQDPGATVLLPLVIFLGLCLLSLLSIGFLCRYRRWKPKLRSIVCGKSTPVKEGEPEPLAPTPSFSPTAALSVIPGYSPVSSSTFTPIPNFTPSDWRNFSAASPPREMAPPYQEAGPILTAVPPSSPLSTPVQKWEDSAHTQRPDTDPATLYAVVDGVPPSRWKEFMRRLGLSEHEIERLELQNGRCLREAHYSMLAAWRRRTPRREATLELLGSVLRDMDLLGCLEDIQEKLCAPASHSPATRLPR from the exons ATGAACCAGGTGGAGATCTCCTCTTGCACAGTGGACCGGGACACTGTATGTGGCTGCAGGAAGAACCAGTATCGGAAATACTGGAGTGAGACGAGTGAGACTCGTTTCCAGTGCTTGGACTGCAGCCTCTGCATCAACGGCACAGTGCATCTCCCCT GCCAGGAGAGACAGAACACCGTGTGTACCTGCCACACGGGCTTCTTTCTGAAAGAGAACGAGTGCATGTCCTGTGTGAA gTGTAAGAAAGACGCAGAGTGCACGAAGTTGTGCCCATCCCCAACCCAAAGCGTGACGGGCCGACAGGACCCAG GGGCCACAGTGCTGCTGCCCCTGGTGATCTTCCTCGGTCTTTGCCTTTTATCCCTCCTATCCATCGGTTTCCTGTGCCGCTACCGACGGTGGAAGCCCAAGCTCCGCTCCATTG tTTGTGGGAAATCGACACCTGTAAAAGAG gGGGAGCCTGAGCCCCTGGCCCCAACCCCAAGCTTCAGTCCCACCGCGGCCTTAAGTGTCATCCCGGGCTACAGTCCCGTCTCCAGCTCCACCTTCACCCCCATTCCCAATTTCACGCCTAGTGACTGGCGCAATTTCAGTGCTGCATCGCCCCCCAGAGAGATGGCTCCACCCTACCAAGAGGCGGGCCCCATCCTCACCGCAGttccaccctccagccccctctccACCCCTGTTCAGAAGTGGGAGGACAGCGCCCACACGCAGCGCCCAGATA CCGACCCGGCCACGCTGTACGCCGTGGTGGACGGCGTGCCCCCGTCGCGCTGGAAGGAGTTCATGCGGCGGCTGGGGCTGAGCGAGCACGAGATCGAGCGGCTGGAGCTGCAGAACGGGCGCTGCCTGCGCGAGGCGCACTACAGTATGCTGGCGGCCTGGCGACGGCGCACGCCGCGGCGCGAAGCCACGCTGGAGCTGCTGGGCAGCGTGCTCCGCGACATGGACCTGCTCGGTTGCCTGGAGGACATCCAGGAGAAGCTGTGTGCCCCCGCCTCCCACTCGCCCGCGACCCGCCTTCCCCGATGa